The DNA segment CCCACAATTGTAGCATCCCGCAAAGAGCACGTAATCACGTCATACGCCTGGGTGTGCAAAATATTGCATTCTCAAAAATCATACAGTAGCGTATAACCAAACAAACTATACTAGTAgctttgtgaacagtagacctcgcgcagtattAAACCACAGTCTCTTCTAAATACTGTTAATCAGAGTAAATTTTGTCGTGTCAGCGAGATAtcagtgtataaacgactaatggctgtttaagttgttgtatcgacaatgctaataattttatgtaaacaggtatatgctactatcatcaaaagcttatcgagttgaaagcagagaaaagtcgggagaaaatactagtAGTAGTGGTGTCAACAGTAGACTTTGcacagttataacgacgtcccaaaccataagcatatccacactgatacactaactatttatttgataaaatcatgcttacacaagatttaattatcatttagcgcgagaaaaccagaagacatctaggcgcccagacgatcTGTTATAAGTTCTTCGCATCCTattcaatagtgcataaaaattgcattcaatgaggcatgcaattaatagtctacgcagctgttaattttttaccaagttacattgagatattataattgaattgcaggcaatttatagtcaactcgacagctgatttatgatgaataattctatagtctgatttccactctaatattggcgtatgaaggaggctccttcttccttttatattatccttgaaatgcaaaatttccaaaaactttgtatatacgtcgacgcgcaattaaaaaggaacatacctatcaaatttcatgaaaatctattaccgcgtttcgccgtaaatgcgcaacatttataaatattaagcgaaatgccaaaccgtcacaAAGTAGGAGGAATTTCTTTTCTGTggtaatgtttatatttcacagtctggctatacgtcagcttgtAAATATCGGAGATGATATATTTTGATTCTCCACATCTCCAGCTTGTGGGTTGTTGTATctatatcatatttttttatgtaCCATAGTAAGTGATTAGTctataaattgttatttattatttcaaaactcactattaatttgataaatattcaAGTGACTATCATATTACAAATGTACTAAAAGCATTTTCATTTACGACTTTACAATTTGTTATTGGTTTCTGATGTTATAGGTTATGTATTTGTGTTTACAATGGCAGCTTCAGATGAAATAGAGGATATTCAAAAACTTTCTGGGCTATTTGATGAGGGATGGGATctgtttcaaaaaattaacGATACAAAAGAGGCAACCAACAGTCTGAATGTACAGGTAagttatgtttattttttagttttcaaaatatctcaattttttaGTTACTTATAAATTGTGAATGTGTGCTATCCTATGTCCTACCTGCGGTtgaatcaagtttttttttttgtctagCAGCAGAGAAGTTGTAGTGTATATGCAAAAAACGTAAAAGTAATTCATATTCATAACGTAAATATCAATTTCGTATTTTTAAACCTGGCGTAGGTAAATTGAGCATTACAGTGATTTGGTTATGTTCAGTTGAGCTCATTGCACCGGTACCGTATTAATCCCAGGTACATTAGGGTATGATCTTATGATCAAATTGCATGCACATATGTGCAAATGCACGCAAAACCATCTGTACAGAGTCATAGGCTCCCACCCTCTGGTGGCGTTCAGTGTAATCAGCAACAGTCAAGTCACTTTATTCACTTACTTCTTTAGTCCTGTCCCTGTGTCCGAGGAGTTGTCAAAATGGTAGGGCTCCTGGCTAGTCCAGGTATCCTAGAGTACTGAATAGTAGAGCCTTGCTGAGAGGTAATTCTGAAGGCATTTTGTGAATGTCCTTCGAGCAGTTGCATTCTTAAGGTCATTCGGCAGCGGATTGAAAAGAAAGTCCCAGTATAGGATGGGGATTTTGAAGTCTTCGTGAGGCGATGCTGTGGCAGATCAATAATCCTCATATTTCGTGGGTTGTGGGTATGCAGGTTGCATCTCAACGTAAGATTTTTCTTAAGAACAACCAATATTGTGTCCATTATTTATGACCGTCAGAATGTTGTATTATATGAAGAGGTCCTTACAGTGTTCCAATACTTCTTCTTGTTTGGATGGCTCTTTTTGTATGCGCAATATTCTATTAAGGTTTGCCATTGGAGTTGATCCCCATGCGATGATGCCATATCTGAGGTGTGATGAAAATAGAGAGTGGTAGAGTGTAAAAGTTGTCTTGTCAGTAATTCAGCATATTCAGTCCATGACCGGCAGTTGCCACACAGACTTTAAAATaacgtttgaaataattaaaacacAAATAACATGAATTGGCTGCAGATGGTTCGTTTCATGTGGCTCTGTAGATGGACTGCAAttctaaattatgaaacagtctTAAAGTGTTCCACAAGCCCACTGGTTTAATCATCTCTGAGTGAGTACAGAGGATAGTTGATGAGTCTCTCACGGTACCAGACTACAAAACTTCCTATGCTCCAGCTCACAGACACAAATCGGcagtttgttgaaaaatttcagAGTCCGTAAAGGGGTAGCATTCATGTGCTTTTGACAGTCTGGAGTTGGACAGGTCAATGTTGCTTCGTCTTCTGGTATTGTGGTGGTGCAGCTGGCCCCTCTCCCGGAAGGCATGAACCTCACTCCTTAGGAGCCGTAGGGTACTATACATTTACTGACTATAGACTGTCAGTATTCTCAGAAGTTTGAAAATTGGCCGGCATAGCTCCAGGTAATGCGATGACGTGATAACATGGAGAATCCTTTCACAGCTACCCGCATGGCCACATAGTACTATTCCATAGCTTATATGGCTATGGAACAGCCCATGGTAGGCTGAAATCAAGTAGTTGGTAGGCACATGTCGCTTCAGTTTCCGCATCAAAAACGTCACCCTAGCCAGTCGGTCGCACAACATGCCAATATGTCGCTCCCACGATAGAGTAGGGTTCATCACAAAACCCAAGAGGTTGACCTCCGCTTCACCACGAGCCTGCAGACCACGCCTCAATGTCCACACCAGGTTCTGTGTTTTCCCCTCATTTAAACACAGTTGAATCTGACTCAACAAAGCTCCTACGTATTATGGTAGACAATTATTATGGTATTATGGTAGGCATTATGGCTGAAACATACGGATCTTCTTGCGGTTTATACGGTTAACACTCTCCTACCACTCTTCTTCTTGCGATGATCGTCAGTTATATTACGAATTCGGCAAATTACATGCTACTGATGAGAGTGCAGCCTTCTTCTGATGAGAGTTTTTTACAAAGAAGATCCGTATGGTTCGGCCAGAATAGGTGCTTGTCTACCATAATACCTAGGAACTTTGTTGAGTCAGATTCAATTATTTCCCCATCCATAGGTTCAAAATGTTGATATACATTAGGTGTGAATGTCATACAAACTGTTTTCTTTGCATTTCTTCACTTCATTATCTTTCGTTTGATGTCATCATACCCAGCTGAGTTACTTGGTTTAAGTTTTTCAATGAGAAAGTAAATTAATGTCCAATTCGGTGATTGCAGTGAAATTACTAAACAGTGGAGTACTAGTATATTCGTCCTCAGTATTCTCTATACGGTACTTTTTCCCTGTTGCACTGATGGTTGTGTGTAAGCAAGGTATTGAATATGTTGCTGATTTGACTAGGATTTAATTTCATCAACGATCTCAGGTTGGAGCACCTCAGGTGCTCTtctatttgcagatgacacaacCCTAGTTGCCAGGGATAGAGATGTGGATGTGGCAATACACAGGTCTGCCCAACTGTTGGAGGTTGCCAGTGATTGGTTCCAGGTGAGCAAACTTGCACTGAATGAGAGGAAGATTCAAAATCTACTCTGCACTCTAAGGCGAAATCCATCAATTTTCGGGGATCGCAGTATGAACCTGCTCGGATTTATGATGGATGCCAAATTGACATGGGAGCagcaattttatttatttatacattgatagatacaatattattctctacttaaatgattgggaaaggaacaacaggctttaagcccaaaactgttcctttcccaaatttagatagaaattgtccaagaataggttatgtttatcacttcataagttttgtgcaattttgagtccaaaactcatataaactaggaatttagattttagataaattgaaacccaaattaaataaaatatttcactaaTCATCATGATGTTGACATGATCTGCAATAGTTACATATCTGATGCGCAAGCTGAGAGGTTATGTTTCCTTGGATCACTTGATACGGCTTACTTGGTTACCATGGCCTCTTCCACAGCCATATTAATTATATGTGCTTTGGGATCATTCAGGCGCAGAAAGATCTTGCTCCCACAAAAGAAGGCTCCTCGGATCATCAAATCGTCTCATCGGCTGAACACTGTGCGCCAATCTTTAGGAGTGATGGTCTATAGTCAGTATCTGTTCAGTACGCTGTTACTGTTGAGAAGAGGCCAACAAAATTTTCAGCAAAGAGGACATGTACACAGCCACAACACAAGGAGTAGAAATGATATCAACTTGCCTCATGCCAGACTGACTCGATCGCACAATAGCTTCCCTGTCCGAGCactttagattttcaatttgatgcctGTGTATTTCCGTGAGCAGGAGGAGGAAGTCTTTGAGATGGCACTTCGGGAGAGGCTTGTGAGCCTGGCACTCTACTCCCTGGATGAAGAGGCAATACTTGTTTTCTGAGATCTATGACATGACTGACCTTGATTTCCATCTTGATCTTAGTTTTtgttgtcaagtttttaatttttggaaGCAATCTATCCAGTAATGGATGGATATTACTGAATTGAAATAGTTTTGCTTCCCCAATTTAGCAGTAAGTTATTCTGAtttcccattttatttttatttctttccttTTTTATGATCTTCCAGAGGATTTTGGATTTATTGTCAGTTTGTTCTATCCTATCTCTCATCtgaatcaattttttatctCACTTCACAGTTAAATAATACtcactttataattattagtacTTCAATGTCGTAAGCCTTTTTTATTGTAGAATATTCTTGTTTATCCTTCAAAGAGCCGGTAGCCAAGTACAGGTTGTTTGCTTGGAGCAGTTTATGTCTTAGAGCTATCGTGATTCTGTTCCAGATGTTTTCTCTGATGTGGTGATCTTTTATAACTTGCGGGGCATTATGTTGTCCATGATTTGGTGTATTATCTCCAAGAAGTCGTTGTACTTAGAATCAACTTGGGGTGAGTTGAGCACCGGTGCTCAGTCTGCTTGCCTTGAGGATATCTTGAAGTTATTATGGTGTTCTGCAGAGTAGCTTCTGGTGTATTTGTACATGGCAGTCTCATGTTTCACTTTACTATAAATTTTACAGATGATTGTATGATGGTCAGAAATCAGGTTTTAGTATGCCTTAGTATCTATTTTGTTCATGTGTACATTATGATAACATCTGTCAATGCTAGTGGCTGATtccttgtttatttttgtggcAGGAAGTCTGTAGATGTGGCAGCCATGTTGGGTCAGCATGTCTAGGTCCTTACAATTCTGGTTCTCAGGTTTCAGGATGTTTATATGGTGTTAACTTTGATGACCAGCTTGAAGTAACATCGTGATTCTATggccagattttgtttctcatctgcttGTTCTCGCATGCATTTGCACATACATGCATCCAATATGTTCATACCCATACATTGTACCAAATCCAGTTGCTGGGACTTAACTCCCTAACAACAATAATAGTTTTAGAGAGCACtccaaattttatagaatttcttGCACTTGATTAGCTTCTGGATTCTTTCTCTTTATATTGGCAGTTATGTTATAAAAATCATTGCATCACATCAGGACCTTCTGTATAGGAGTCCATAATCATATTAACCTAACACTTGAAGATATTACTAATTAGGCTACATTACAATTTCgcttcatttttataataaaatattattgtcactcaacatatcatattatattgggGTACCATTCATACTTAGTtagaatttaaattattttcagcaATCTTTTGAATTTAATATCTGCATTTGTAAATAAACACATCTGGATGCAAATTATTGGGAGATATTGATGAGATATTATCATATGTATCGTGCCTATCTTTCCAACAATTGTCATGCAAAGCATTCAATAGTTTATGTTGACTGAAAAAAAGAAATGCAAAAATGGTTTATCTTATCATTTATCACTCAATAATAATCAGACAATATTTTGTAACAGAAAAATACCGACATCTTTTGATGTATGAAATCTATATCACATATCGTGTGTACATATGAAAGCACATTCATAGAATAAGACACAATTCTAGCCAAATTTTTCTCTTCATTAGAAGCTTTTAATGATATTGAAGATTGGCTGGGAACGTTCTACTTTCAATTAAATagagataaataattttttactaATATATAACTTTGGTAAACTCTTAGAAATAATGCTGTTCTAGTCTACTTAACTCCTAGAACAAGTAAAGTACTGAAAATACTGAAAGTACTGAAAAGTAAAGTCGTTTTACGATACAAACTATTACTTTTCGGTAGTGTGGAATCCACCTAAAACTTGATGTCTATTTATCTCTTATATAATTATCGCTCGTGTTGCCAACACAAGTGAGTATCCTCTGCAAAAAAGCAATCTttcatttatacattataatgaaaattatcaGTAAATTAAAGTTTCTAAATTTGCCTAACTTTTATTTCAGTTGAACgttgtttttcaattgttttagagAGACGTGAAACGCTGCATGCAGATTCTGGAGAATGCGACACAGCTGACCAGCCTAGCGTCTGTGTTCAGTAGCAATGAATCAATAGAAGAGATAGCCACCAACGATGTGaagctgctgctgctgccgGCGCTGCTGGGATCGCTCACGCTCAACCTGTGCAACCGGGAACGCGAGCGCTCCGAAATCGTACAAACCGCCGAAATCTATTTCCGTGATTTTCTGCAGCGCTGCAAGGATTACAGTGTTGGCGGTGAATTTGAAATTCCCGCGCCGCGACCAGTTGATGACGTGGAAGATGATGCGCGCGCAGCCAACGATGGCCGCCCGAAGCCGATGTTCGACATGGAGGGGGCCGCGCGCCGCCGTGCCTCCAAGATCAAACAGTACCACGAGCAGAAGGCGCTCGACGCCGAAATTGAGTCCATGCGTCAGGTAGGCTGCTTACTCATCTATACTCTATTCAAAACAACCTCCGACTTGGAGGGATATGCGGAGCAGGGAAAAGTGGAGATACAGCGGCGGTGATGTTACCGGGATAAAGCGAACAGCGTTCTATAGTCTTTAGTGAGTGTTCAACAGCTCATGATAGGCATACCTAGTTGCTTCTCTGAAAGCACTACATCCTGCTTCGACAacttggcaactgcgcttctttACATGACTCTATttatcactgtaattggctgatttCTCTCCATTTCTCAGCTCTGCATATCCGTCTTTGTCGAGGGTTGTTTTAAATGGACTATAATTGATTGATAACGActttattgtcaaaaccactggtttttcaaaacaatttgagatcACCTTTACAACAACACAATAAGTTAGACAACTAGGTTGATTTAGGAGTTCTCAAACTGGGTTACCTACCTGTAAACCTCCTACCGGTATGAGATCAATAAGGAATTGAAATTCTTAATTCTCCAGAAAACCTAGCAATAATATCATTTGAGATACCTAATCAgatcatttttatcacttttCTATTAATTATCTGACAAGTTTGAAATACTGAATGTCTATAAATTATTGTGcaaaatgatttaatttttggAACTTTTCAAGCCTTGCGCACACCCTGCGTTTCGCATGTCGGCAATGGCAGCTATTTCAACC comes from the Nilaparvata lugens isolate BPH chromosome 1, ASM1435652v1, whole genome shotgun sequence genome and includes:
- the LOC111053107 gene encoding immunoglobulin-binding protein 1 isoform X1, whose translation is MYHSYVFVFTMAASDEIEDIQKLSGLFDEGWDLFQKINDTKEATNSLNVQRDVKRCMQILENATQLTSLASVFSSNESIEEIATNDVKLLLLPALLGSLTLNLCNRERERSEIVQTAEIYFRDFLQRCKDYSVGGEFEIPAPRPVDDVEDDARAANDGRPKPMFDMEGAARRRASKIKQYHEQKALDAEIESMRQALKTSDNEEMKRKYYLNVIRSYVSKALEDLDALEAEKQILKFMAKAVKDGEVPAREERRKGGNHPQPKPLRPIIITRDEVQKKVFGLGYPSLPTMTVQEFYDKRVRDGDFPDPGQMKERCLQDIASKENARDAEEEERAEKERKEESDDADYLARARRMDEYKDEHRRGEGNRYNRS
- the LOC111053107 gene encoding immunoglobulin-binding protein 1 isoform X2; this translates as MAASDEIEDIQKLSGLFDEGWDLFQKINDTKEATNSLNVQRDVKRCMQILENATQLTSLASVFSSNESIEEIATNDVKLLLLPALLGSLTLNLCNRERERSEIVQTAEIYFRDFLQRCKDYSVGGEFEIPAPRPVDDVEDDARAANDGRPKPMFDMEGAARRRASKIKQYHEQKALDAEIESMRQALKTSDNEEMKRKYYLNVIRSYVSKALEDLDALEAEKQILKFMAKAVKDGEVPAREERRKGGNHPQPKPLRPIIITRDEVQKKVFGLGYPSLPTMTVQEFYDKRVRDGDFPDPGQMKERCLQDIASKENARDAEEEERAEKERKEESDDADYLARARRMDEYKDEHRRGEGNRYNRS